One region of Triticum aestivum cultivar Chinese Spring chromosome 6B, IWGSC CS RefSeq v2.1, whole genome shotgun sequence genomic DNA includes:
- the LOC123140159 gene encoding ethylene-responsive transcription factor 3-like, with the protein MPPHHRETWGYRSVRALPSDGFSAEIQFCGMRLDLGNFDTTNKAARAYDTAAWHHRWPHRTSNFPNVPTQERAQELAPLPRLSTNEDRCDNRRREHRLGIAQMDEESMVLWRQHFPQDIINERDLYAQRRAERDKRRVERSAYREDKRRRKADAQFIMRLGAA; encoded by the coding sequence ATGCCGCCGCATCACCGAGAAACATGGGGATACCGCAGCGTCCGCGCGCTCCCCTCCGACGGCTTCTCCGCTGAGATCCAGTTCTGCGGGATGCGCCTCGAcctcggcaattttgacaccaccaacaaggccgcccgcgcgtacgacacgGCGGCATGGCACcaccggtggcctcatagaacatcgaacttccccaacgtgccgacgcaggagcgggcgcaggagctcgcgcctctgccgcggcttagcaccaacGAGGATCgttgcgacaaccggaggcgggagcaccgtctcggcatcgctcAGATGGACGAGGAATCCATggtgctgtggcgccaacacttcccgcaggacatcatcaacgagcgcgatttgtacgcgcaaaggagggcagagagggataagaggagggtggagcgatccgcctatcgcgaggacaagcgtaggcgaaaagcggatgctcaattcatcatgaggctaggagcagcg